One genomic window of Bacteroidota bacterium includes the following:
- a CDS encoding uroporphyrinogen-III synthase: protein MKIKNILISQPQPVDYEKSPYYDLVKKHNLNITFRKFIKIEGLTGQEFRRYKINIPDHSAIIFTCKNAVDHFFRLCGEMRLRVADTTKYFCVSESTAYYLQKYVQFRKRKIFHGNENPAELLTLIKKHATEKFLLPCTEDHKHEIINLLEANKINYKKAIIYKTLPSDLADIKIEDYQMLVFFSPFGINSLYTNFPKFEQNGVLIAAFGPTTAKAIKDAGLKLTIGAPSEIAPSMIMAIDQYLEKNNKKR, encoded by the coding sequence TTGAAAATCAAGAATATCCTAATTTCACAACCGCAGCCGGTGGATTATGAAAAATCCCCGTATTACGACCTCGTCAAAAAGCACAACCTGAACATCACTTTTCGTAAGTTCATTAAAATAGAGGGGTTGACCGGTCAAGAGTTCAGGCGCTATAAAATCAATATCCCCGATCATTCGGCAATCATATTTACCTGCAAAAATGCCGTTGATCATTTCTTTCGTCTTTGCGGCGAAATGAGACTGCGTGTTGCCGATACTACTAAATACTTCTGCGTAAGTGAATCAACTGCATATTATCTTCAAAAATATGTTCAATTCCGGAAACGGAAAATTTTTCATGGAAATGAAAACCCTGCCGAACTGCTTACTCTTATTAAAAAACATGCTACTGAGAAATTCCTGCTTCCTTGCACCGAAGATCATAAACACGAAATCATCAACCTGCTTGAAGCAAATAAAATAAACTATAAAAAAGCGATAATATACAAGACTTTACCCAGCGATTTGGCCGATATCAAAATAGAGGATTACCAAATGCTGGTTTTCTTCAGTCCGTTCGGAATCAATTCTCTGTATACCAACTTTCCAAAGTTCGAACAGAACGGTGTATTGATTGCTGCTTTTGGACCCACTACGGCAAAAGCAATTAAAGATGCCGGCCTTAAACTTACTATTGGTGCACCTTCGGAAATAGCGCCATCTATGATTATGGCCATTGACCAGTATCTGGAAAAGAATAATAAAAAGCGCTGA
- a CDS encoding ribonuclease P protein component: protein MQTFRKDERLCNRRIITSLMTQGESFFIHPFVVKWMECPLQSEFPAQVVFSVPRKNISSAVNRNRVRRRVREAYRKNKDAFYEVLRSHKRECAFALIYTSKDFITYAEAERKIILILQRLQMEYEKVTG from the coding sequence ATGCAGACCTTCCGCAAAGATGAACGTTTATGCAACCGCAGGATTATTACCTCCCTGATGACTCAAGGTGAATCGTTTTTTATTCATCCTTTTGTAGTGAAATGGATGGAATGCCCGCTGCAGTCTGAATTCCCTGCGCAAGTTGTTTTTTCAGTGCCGCGTAAAAATATTTCCTCTGCGGTTAACCGCAACCGCGTGCGCCGCCGTGTACGCGAGGCTTATCGCAAAAATAAAGATGCCTTTTACGAGGTTCTTCGTTCACACAAAAGGGAATGTGCCTTCGCACTTATCTACACTTCCAAAGATTTTATTACATATGCAGAGGCAGAGCGCAAAATAATATTAATTTTACAACGTTTACAGATGGAATATGAAAAAGTTACTGGGTAA
- a CDS encoding DUF4271 domain-containing protein, giving the protein MPDNTTPYNPNILPAEGRSTFKLFVLSQDEVPQSFAYTGTGFAGNIKDKAPSALVIQTKYAPAMVHTSVFAKHPLKPKALGPQTIAVRNYDWILGLFIICFALIAMVRGLYFRRFSQVFKAFYNPRFTNQLMREGTLFNERLTPPLLIAYLVTLSLLAYRGAQNITGWQFPPSASYLILFKIFVLICVFFLFRIIIIRLGSFIFKTHKETSEYLVNTLVVSEVSVMFILPLTACAFYFAHYAADAALYFCFGLVGLMLLYRIIRGFISGLSFSGYSLYYLILYLCTVEILPFFVVGKFALNYLKSPVL; this is encoded by the coding sequence ATGCCTGATAATACCACTCCATATAACCCAAATATCCTCCCAGCCGAAGGTCGGTCAACCTTCAAATTGTTTGTGCTCTCGCAGGACGAAGTGCCACAGTCATTTGCATATACGGGAACAGGTTTCGCAGGGAATATTAAAGACAAGGCGCCTTCAGCTCTTGTAATTCAGACAAAATATGCGCCCGCTATGGTGCACACTTCTGTTTTTGCTAAGCATCCGCTCAAACCCAAAGCGCTGGGACCTCAGACCATTGCCGTTAGAAATTACGACTGGATTCTCGGATTATTTATTATTTGTTTTGCATTAATCGCAATGGTTCGCGGCCTGTATTTCAGACGTTTCAGCCAGGTATTCAAGGCTTTTTATAACCCGCGGTTCACAAACCAGCTCATGCGCGAAGGAACCCTGTTCAACGAAAGGCTTACACCGCCGCTGCTTATTGCCTATCTTGTTACACTTAGTCTTCTTGCTTACAGGGGCGCACAAAATATTACCGGGTGGCAGTTTCCTCCTTCGGCATCGTATCTGATATTATTTAAAATATTTGTTCTGATTTGCGTGTTTTTTCTGTTCAGGATAATTATTATCCGCCTGGGCTCCTTTATTTTTAAAACACACAAAGAAACGTCCGAGTACCTTGTAAATACGCTTGTGGTGAGCGAAGTGTCTGTAATGTTTATTCTTCCTCTTACGGCCTGTGCTTTCTATTTTGCACATTATGCCGCAGATGCGGCATTGTACTTTTGCTTTGGTCTGGTTGGCCTTATGTTGCTTTACAGAATAATTCGCGGATTTATATCAGGATTATCTTTTTCGGGCTACTCATTGTATTATTTAATTTTGTATCTTTGCACCGTTGAAATTCTACCTTTTTTCGTTGTTGGAAAGTTTGCTTTGAATTATCTCAAAAGCCCTGTTTTATAG